Proteins encoded by one window of Carassius auratus strain Wakin chromosome 8, ASM336829v1, whole genome shotgun sequence:
- the LOC113107780 gene encoding transmembrane and coiled-coil domains protein 1-like isoform X3 has product MHWEQLLRARSGKIERLEGGLAASYGADGSVLGSEDTGLDPQRTRQAIAQLQQKILKLTEQLRIEQAARDENVAEYLKLASNANDKQQSARIKQVFEKKNQKAAASIAQLQRKLEHYHRRLREVEHSGVQRQPKDMLRDMQQGLRDVGARVITGLSEGVVDSVKGGLSSFSQVTHSAAGAVASKPREIASLIRHRFGSADNISVLKDGTEDGEDGVATAGRSLGSAGGHLQSSPKFGSDEDCSSTTSESVGANSLTGAPGGPPSSRGNTLERGHSGSLDMLLQELQELRDAQTRLEETVESLKSGYLKECTLLMQALQEERFRCERLEEQVNDLTELHQNEILNLKQELASMEEKIAYQSNERARDLQEALEACQTRVSKMELQQQQQQVVQLEGLENATARTLMGKLITVLLALMAVLLVFVSTVANCVVPLMKTRSRSVSSLLVFLLFAVLWRNWEAFSGHTSRLLHVP; this is encoded by the exons ATGCACTGGGAGCAGCTGCTGCGAGCGCGGAGCGGGAAg ATCGAGAGGCTTGAGGGCGGTCTGGCGGCGTCCTACGGGGCGGACGGTTCGGTGCTGGGCTCGGAGGACACCGGTCTGGACCCCCAGCGCACACGGCAGGCCATCGCACAGCTGCAGCAGAAGATCCTGAAGCTCACAGAGCAGCTGCGCATCGAGCAGGCGGCCCGCGACGAGAATGTGGCAGAGTATCTCAAACTGGCCAGCAATGCCAACGACAAACAGCAGAGCGCCCGCATCAAACAG GTGTTTGAGAAGAAGAACCAGAAGGCGGCAGCGAGCATCGCCCAGCTGCAGCGTAAGCTGGAGCATTACCACCGGCGTCTGCGTGAGGTGGAGCACAGTGGCGTGCAGCGGCAGCCCAAAGACATGCTGCGGGACATGCAGCAGGGCCTGCGAGATGTGGGCGCCAGGGTCATCACGGGCCTCAGCGAGGGGGTGGTGGACAGCGTCAAGGGTGGACTGTCCAGTTTCTCCCAGGTCACACACTCAGCCGCTGGGGCTGTGGCCTCCAAACCTCGCGAGATCGCCTCGCTGATCCGCCACCGCTTTGGCAGTGCTGATAACATCAGTGTGCTGAAGGACGGCACAGAGGATGGCGAGGACGGCGTAGCCACTGCCGGACGCTCTCTGGGATCCGCCGGCGGACACCTGCAGTCCAGCCCGAAGTTCGGCAGTGATGAGGACTGTTCGAGTACGACCTCAGAATCGGTGGGAGCCAACAGCTTGACGGGGGCCCCCGGGGGCCCGCCCAGCTCCAGAGGAAACACACTAGAACGGGGCCACAGTGGCAGCCTGGACATGTTGCTACAGGAGCTGCAGGAGCTGCGAGATGCTCAGACGAGGCTGGAGGAGACGGTGGAGAGTCTGAAGAGCGGGTATCTGAAGGAGTGCACACTACTGATGCAGGCGCTGCAGGAGGAGCGgttcag GTGTGAGCGCTTAGAGGAACAAGTCAATGATCTGACGGAGCTCCACCAGAACGAGATCCTGAACCTGAAACAAGAGCTGGCCAGCATGGAGGAGAAGATCGCGTACCAGTCCAACGAGAGGGCCCGAgacctgcag gaggcTCTGGAGGCGTGTCAGACGCGTGTCTCTAAGATGgagctgcagcagcagcagcagcaggtggTTCAGCTGGAGGGTCTGGAGAACGCCACGGCTCGCACACTCATGGGTAAACTCATCACCGTGCTGCTGGCCCTCATGGCTGTGCTGCTGGTCTTCGTCTCCACCGTCGCTAACTGTGTGGTCCCGCTGATGAAGACACGCAGCCGCTCCGTCTCCTCGCTGCTGGTCTTCCTGCTGTTCGCCGTGCTCTGGAGGAACTGGGAGGCTTTCTCAGGACACACCTCCCGTCTCCTGCACGTGCCCTGA
- the LOC113107780 gene encoding transmembrane and coiled-coil domains protein 1-like isoform X2: protein MISPMDIILNLITPESSPSTSPTNTIERLEGGLAASYGADGSVLGSEDTGLDPQRTRQAIAQLQQKILKLTEQLRIEQAARDENVAEYLKLASNANDKQQSARIKQVFEKKNQKAAASIAQLQRKLEHYHRRLREVEHSGVQRQPKDMLRDMQQGLRDVGARVITGLSEGVVDSVKGGLSSFSQVTHSAAGAVASKPREIASLIRHRFGSADNISVLKDGTEDGEDGVATAGRSLGSAGGHLQSSPKFGSDEDCSSTTSESVGANSLTGAPGGPPSSRGNTLERGHSGSLDMLLQELQELRDAQTRLEETVESLKSGYLKECTLLMQALQEERFRCERLEEQVNDLTELHQNEILNLKQELASMEEKIAYQSNERARDLQEALEACQTRVSKMELQQQQQQVVQLEGLENATARTLMGKLITVLLALMAVLLVFVSTVANCVVPLMKTRSRSVSSLLVFLLFAVLWRNWEAFSGHTSRLLHVP, encoded by the exons ATCGAGAGGCTTGAGGGCGGTCTGGCGGCGTCCTACGGGGCGGACGGTTCGGTGCTGGGCTCGGAGGACACCGGTCTGGACCCCCAGCGCACACGGCAGGCCATCGCACAGCTGCAGCAGAAGATCCTGAAGCTCACAGAGCAGCTGCGCATCGAGCAGGCGGCCCGCGACGAGAATGTGGCAGAGTATCTCAAACTGGCCAGCAATGCCAACGACAAACAGCAGAGCGCCCGCATCAAACAG GTGTTTGAGAAGAAGAACCAGAAGGCGGCAGCGAGCATCGCCCAGCTGCAGCGTAAGCTGGAGCATTACCACCGGCGTCTGCGTGAGGTGGAGCACAGTGGCGTGCAGCGGCAGCCCAAAGACATGCTGCGGGACATGCAGCAGGGCCTGCGAGATGTGGGCGCCAGGGTCATCACGGGCCTCAGCGAGGGGGTGGTGGACAGCGTCAAGGGTGGACTGTCCAGTTTCTCCCAGGTCACACACTCAGCCGCTGGGGCTGTGGCCTCCAAACCTCGCGAGATCGCCTCGCTGATCCGCCACCGCTTTGGCAGTGCTGATAACATCAGTGTGCTGAAGGACGGCACAGAGGATGGCGAGGACGGCGTAGCCACTGCCGGACGCTCTCTGGGATCCGCCGGCGGACACCTGCAGTCCAGCCCGAAGTTCGGCAGTGATGAGGACTGTTCGAGTACGACCTCAGAATCGGTGGGAGCCAACAGCTTGACGGGGGCCCCCGGGGGCCCGCCCAGCTCCAGAGGAAACACACTAGAACGGGGCCACAGTGGCAGCCTGGACATGTTGCTACAGGAGCTGCAGGAGCTGCGAGATGCTCAGACGAGGCTGGAGGAGACGGTGGAGAGTCTGAAGAGCGGGTATCTGAAGGAGTGCACACTACTGATGCAGGCGCTGCAGGAGGAGCGgttcag GTGTGAGCGCTTAGAGGAACAAGTCAATGATCTGACGGAGCTCCACCAGAACGAGATCCTGAACCTGAAACAAGAGCTGGCCAGCATGGAGGAGAAGATCGCGTACCAGTCCAACGAGAGGGCCCGAgacctgcag gaggcTCTGGAGGCGTGTCAGACGCGTGTCTCTAAGATGgagctgcagcagcagcagcagcaggtggTTCAGCTGGAGGGTCTGGAGAACGCCACGGCTCGCACACTCATGGGTAAACTCATCACCGTGCTGCTGGCCCTCATGGCTGTGCTGCTGGTCTTCGTCTCCACCGTCGCTAACTGTGTGGTCCCGCTGATGAAGACACGCAGCCGCTCCGTCTCCTCGCTGCTGGTCTTCCTGCTGTTCGCCGTGCTCTGGAGGAACTGGGAGGCTTTCTCAGGACACACCTCCCGTCTCCTGCACGTGCCCTGA
- the LOC113107780 gene encoding transmembrane and coiled-coil domains protein 1-like isoform X4: MVQRLSLRRQYSQIERLEGGLAASYGADGSVLGSEDTGLDPQRTRQAIAQLQQKILKLTEQLRIEQAARDENVAEYLKLASNANDKQQSARIKQVFEKKNQKAAASIAQLQRKLEHYHRRLREVEHSGVQRQPKDMLRDMQQGLRDVGARVITGLSEGVVDSVKGGLSSFSQVTHSAAGAVASKPREIASLIRHRFGSADNISVLKDGTEDGEDGVATAGRSLGSAGGHLQSSPKFGSDEDCSSTTSESVGANSLTGAPGGPPSSRGNTLERGHSGSLDMLLQELQELRDAQTRLEETVESLKSGYLKECTLLMQALQEERFRCERLEEQVNDLTELHQNEILNLKQELASMEEKIAYQSNERARDLQEALEACQTRVSKMELQQQQQQVVQLEGLENATARTLMGKLITVLLALMAVLLVFVSTVANCVVPLMKTRSRSVSSLLVFLLFAVLWRNWEAFSGHTSRLLHVP; this comes from the exons ATCGAGAGGCTTGAGGGCGGTCTGGCGGCGTCCTACGGGGCGGACGGTTCGGTGCTGGGCTCGGAGGACACCGGTCTGGACCCCCAGCGCACACGGCAGGCCATCGCACAGCTGCAGCAGAAGATCCTGAAGCTCACAGAGCAGCTGCGCATCGAGCAGGCGGCCCGCGACGAGAATGTGGCAGAGTATCTCAAACTGGCCAGCAATGCCAACGACAAACAGCAGAGCGCCCGCATCAAACAG GTGTTTGAGAAGAAGAACCAGAAGGCGGCAGCGAGCATCGCCCAGCTGCAGCGTAAGCTGGAGCATTACCACCGGCGTCTGCGTGAGGTGGAGCACAGTGGCGTGCAGCGGCAGCCCAAAGACATGCTGCGGGACATGCAGCAGGGCCTGCGAGATGTGGGCGCCAGGGTCATCACGGGCCTCAGCGAGGGGGTGGTGGACAGCGTCAAGGGTGGACTGTCCAGTTTCTCCCAGGTCACACACTCAGCCGCTGGGGCTGTGGCCTCCAAACCTCGCGAGATCGCCTCGCTGATCCGCCACCGCTTTGGCAGTGCTGATAACATCAGTGTGCTGAAGGACGGCACAGAGGATGGCGAGGACGGCGTAGCCACTGCCGGACGCTCTCTGGGATCCGCCGGCGGACACCTGCAGTCCAGCCCGAAGTTCGGCAGTGATGAGGACTGTTCGAGTACGACCTCAGAATCGGTGGGAGCCAACAGCTTGACGGGGGCCCCCGGGGGCCCGCCCAGCTCCAGAGGAAACACACTAGAACGGGGCCACAGTGGCAGCCTGGACATGTTGCTACAGGAGCTGCAGGAGCTGCGAGATGCTCAGACGAGGCTGGAGGAGACGGTGGAGAGTCTGAAGAGCGGGTATCTGAAGGAGTGCACACTACTGATGCAGGCGCTGCAGGAGGAGCGgttcag GTGTGAGCGCTTAGAGGAACAAGTCAATGATCTGACGGAGCTCCACCAGAACGAGATCCTGAACCTGAAACAAGAGCTGGCCAGCATGGAGGAGAAGATCGCGTACCAGTCCAACGAGAGGGCCCGAgacctgcag gaggcTCTGGAGGCGTGTCAGACGCGTGTCTCTAAGATGgagctgcagcagcagcagcagcaggtggTTCAGCTGGAGGGTCTGGAGAACGCCACGGCTCGCACACTCATGGGTAAACTCATCACCGTGCTGCTGGCCCTCATGGCTGTGCTGCTGGTCTTCGTCTCCACCGTCGCTAACTGTGTGGTCCCGCTGATGAAGACACGCAGCCGCTCCGTCTCCTCGCTGCTGGTCTTCCTGCTGTTCGCCGTGCTCTGGAGGAACTGGGAGGCTTTCTCAGGACACACCTCCCGTCTCCTGCACGTGCCCTGA
- the LOC113107780 gene encoding transmembrane and coiled-coil domains protein 1-like isoform X1, with protein sequence MSDHEERSSLQEHQLEATQSLERHSCGGRDAAHHLITPAVHRAHTSIERLEGGLAASYGADGSVLGSEDTGLDPQRTRQAIAQLQQKILKLTEQLRIEQAARDENVAEYLKLASNANDKQQSARIKQVFEKKNQKAAASIAQLQRKLEHYHRRLREVEHSGVQRQPKDMLRDMQQGLRDVGARVITGLSEGVVDSVKGGLSSFSQVTHSAAGAVASKPREIASLIRHRFGSADNISVLKDGTEDGEDGVATAGRSLGSAGGHLQSSPKFGSDEDCSSTTSESVGANSLTGAPGGPPSSRGNTLERGHSGSLDMLLQELQELRDAQTRLEETVESLKSGYLKECTLLMQALQEERFRCERLEEQVNDLTELHQNEILNLKQELASMEEKIAYQSNERARDLQEALEACQTRVSKMELQQQQQQVVQLEGLENATARTLMGKLITVLLALMAVLLVFVSTVANCVVPLMKTRSRSVSSLLVFLLFAVLWRNWEAFSGHTSRLLHVP encoded by the exons ATCGAGAGGCTTGAGGGCGGTCTGGCGGCGTCCTACGGGGCGGACGGTTCGGTGCTGGGCTCGGAGGACACCGGTCTGGACCCCCAGCGCACACGGCAGGCCATCGCACAGCTGCAGCAGAAGATCCTGAAGCTCACAGAGCAGCTGCGCATCGAGCAGGCGGCCCGCGACGAGAATGTGGCAGAGTATCTCAAACTGGCCAGCAATGCCAACGACAAACAGCAGAGCGCCCGCATCAAACAG GTGTTTGAGAAGAAGAACCAGAAGGCGGCAGCGAGCATCGCCCAGCTGCAGCGTAAGCTGGAGCATTACCACCGGCGTCTGCGTGAGGTGGAGCACAGTGGCGTGCAGCGGCAGCCCAAAGACATGCTGCGGGACATGCAGCAGGGCCTGCGAGATGTGGGCGCCAGGGTCATCACGGGCCTCAGCGAGGGGGTGGTGGACAGCGTCAAGGGTGGACTGTCCAGTTTCTCCCAGGTCACACACTCAGCCGCTGGGGCTGTGGCCTCCAAACCTCGCGAGATCGCCTCGCTGATCCGCCACCGCTTTGGCAGTGCTGATAACATCAGTGTGCTGAAGGACGGCACAGAGGATGGCGAGGACGGCGTAGCCACTGCCGGACGCTCTCTGGGATCCGCCGGCGGACACCTGCAGTCCAGCCCGAAGTTCGGCAGTGATGAGGACTGTTCGAGTACGACCTCAGAATCGGTGGGAGCCAACAGCTTGACGGGGGCCCCCGGGGGCCCGCCCAGCTCCAGAGGAAACACACTAGAACGGGGCCACAGTGGCAGCCTGGACATGTTGCTACAGGAGCTGCAGGAGCTGCGAGATGCTCAGACGAGGCTGGAGGAGACGGTGGAGAGTCTGAAGAGCGGGTATCTGAAGGAGTGCACACTACTGATGCAGGCGCTGCAGGAGGAGCGgttcag GTGTGAGCGCTTAGAGGAACAAGTCAATGATCTGACGGAGCTCCACCAGAACGAGATCCTGAACCTGAAACAAGAGCTGGCCAGCATGGAGGAGAAGATCGCGTACCAGTCCAACGAGAGGGCCCGAgacctgcag gaggcTCTGGAGGCGTGTCAGACGCGTGTCTCTAAGATGgagctgcagcagcagcagcagcaggtggTTCAGCTGGAGGGTCTGGAGAACGCCACGGCTCGCACACTCATGGGTAAACTCATCACCGTGCTGCTGGCCCTCATGGCTGTGCTGCTGGTCTTCGTCTCCACCGTCGCTAACTGTGTGGTCCCGCTGATGAAGACACGCAGCCGCTCCGTCTCCTCGCTGCTGGTCTTCCTGCTGTTCGCCGTGCTCTGGAGGAACTGGGAGGCTTTCTCAGGACACACCTCCCGTCTCCTGCACGTGCCCTGA